In a genomic window of Stakelama saccharophila:
- a CDS encoding MFS transporter — MADIAPARLSLFRPFRHRTFRAVWIASTVSNFGGLIEGVGAAWMMVMLAAPASMVALVQASRALPVMLLSLLAGAIADQFDRRRVLIGAQCFLFFASLGLCLVAFFDLATPWLLLLFTFLIGCGNAFNRPAWQSSVGEMVPREDLPGAVTLNSVGFNLARSVGPAVGGMIVAAAGAAAAFAFNVLSYLGLIGVLARWRPEIPERTLPRERIGHAMAAGVRYVAMSPHILVVLLRSALFGLGSIAIQALLPLVARDSLGGGSFTYGVLLGAFGVGAVCGAFGGSAARQRLTTENVIRIATVAFAGATAIVGLSPFFPLTLVAVAVTGAAWIVVLSGFNTVVQLASPRWVVGRALALYQMATFGGMSLGSWLWGAVAEQHTVGNALIIAGIVQAAALVIALPFRLREVEDLDLAPMREFTAPDTDVPVVARSGPVVVTLTYDIAEADEVAFLTVMAERRRIRRRDGARHWHLLRDLADRNRWVERYHVPTWLDYVRHNQRRTRADAAVGEELRRLHRGDWPPPVARMLERDISASLLDRLGNILPGLRQVHW; from the coding sequence TTGGCCGACATCGCGCCCGCCCGACTGTCGCTATTCCGACCCTTTCGCCACCGAACCTTTCGCGCGGTGTGGATCGCGAGCACGGTCTCGAATTTCGGCGGGCTGATCGAAGGCGTCGGTGCCGCATGGATGATGGTGATGCTCGCCGCGCCCGCAAGCATGGTGGCGCTCGTCCAGGCCTCGCGCGCATTGCCGGTGATGCTGCTCTCGCTGCTTGCGGGCGCGATCGCCGACCAGTTCGACCGCCGGCGCGTGCTGATCGGCGCGCAGTGCTTTCTATTTTTCGCCTCGCTCGGCCTTTGTCTCGTCGCCTTCTTCGATCTCGCGACGCCGTGGCTGCTGCTGCTCTTCACCTTCCTGATCGGCTGCGGCAACGCCTTCAACCGGCCTGCCTGGCAGAGTTCGGTGGGCGAGATGGTGCCGCGCGAGGACCTGCCCGGCGCGGTCACCCTCAACTCGGTGGGATTCAATCTCGCGCGCAGCGTAGGGCCGGCGGTGGGCGGCATGATCGTCGCCGCTGCCGGCGCGGCGGCGGCCTTCGCCTTCAACGTGCTCTCCTATCTCGGCCTGATCGGCGTGCTCGCACGCTGGCGCCCCGAAATACCCGAGCGCACGCTTCCGCGTGAGCGGATCGGCCATGCCATGGCCGCCGGCGTGCGCTACGTCGCGATGTCGCCGCACATCCTGGTCGTGCTGTTGCGCTCTGCCCTGTTTGGGCTGGGGTCGATCGCGATCCAGGCCTTGCTGCCCCTGGTCGCGCGCGACTCTCTGGGCGGGGGATCGTTCACCTATGGCGTACTCCTGGGTGCGTTCGGCGTCGGCGCGGTTTGCGGAGCGTTCGGCGGCAGCGCCGCGCGCCAGCGCCTGACGACCGAAAACGTGATCCGGATCGCGACCGTCGCCTTTGCTGGCGCGACAGCGATTGTCGGCCTCTCGCCCTTCTTCCCGCTCACGCTGGTTGCGGTCGCGGTCACCGGGGCGGCGTGGATCGTGGTGCTGTCGGGCTTCAACACCGTCGTCCAGCTCGCCTCGCCGCGTTGGGTCGTCGGCCGCGCGCTCGCACTCTATCAGATGGCGACCTTCGGCGGCATGTCGCTGGGAAGCTGGCTGTGGGGCGCCGTCGCCGAGCAGCATACGGTCGGCAACGCGCTGATCATCGCTGGGATCGTCCAGGCTGCGGCGCTCGTCATCGCGCTCCCCTTCCGTCTCAGGGAGGTCGAGGACCTCGACCTCGCACCGATGCGCGAATTCACCGCCCCCGACACGGATGTTCCGGTCGTGGCCCGCAGCGGGCCGGTCGTCGTCACCCTTACTTATGACATCGCGGAGGCGGACGAAGTCGCCTTCCTGACGGTGATGGCCGAGCGCCGGCGTATCCGCCGCCGGGATGGCGCGCGCCATTGGCATCTGCTGCGCGACCTCGCCGACCGAAACCGCTGGGTCGAGCGCTATCATGTGCCGACCTGGCTCGATTATGTCCGCCACAACCAGCGCCGCACCCGTGCCGACGCGGCGGTCGGCGAGGAGCTTCGACGACTCCATCGCGGCGATTGGCCACCCCCGGTCGCGCGTATGCTAGAGCGAGATATCTCCGCCTCATTGCTGGACCGCCTGGGAAACATCCTGCCGGGGCTGCGGCAGGTGCATTGGTGA
- a CDS encoding amidohydrolase, which yields MIDRRTMLGGAASLMLLSRLRAQAAETGLDAALVNGSFWTGVPGQDGVRAIGISGDRIAAIGDAQVRSMITRRTRVIDLDGAFAMPALTDGHTHFLKGSHTLTQPDLLAAHSRADFAARIGAAARKRPGKWITGGAWDEQRMGGDLPTHDWIDAVTPDTPVAVPRTDLHSYLLNAVAMKLAGITRDTPDPDGGVIVRDADGEPTGIVKDNAKTLVERVIPPLSDADAEAAVRRGIDHGLSKGLGHIHNPEINWDCYPVLRRLREKGETDIRFYAFVPITGWEKMAGIVAEEGRGDDWLRWGAVKALADGSLGSRTALFYDDYSDASGQRGVRVTPLGDLHEMVRQADAHGLHVATHAIGDRANDDVLDVYAAVAKANGPKDRRFRVEHAQHLRPESIKRFAEQGVIASVQPYHAIDDGRWAVKRIGEKRLEGTYAFRSLIESGAHVAFGSDWPVAPLDPLTGIYAGITRRTIDGKNPDGWLPDQKVTAEQALTAYTRGNAYSGFIEDRSGILAPGYYADIAVFDGDLLTIDPLKIPEVKTLHTFVGGKQRYTAA from the coding sequence ATGATCGATCGCAGGACCATGCTGGGCGGCGCGGCGTCGCTGATGCTGCTATCGCGCTTGCGGGCGCAGGCGGCCGAAACCGGGCTGGACGCGGCGCTGGTCAACGGCAGCTTCTGGACCGGCGTGCCGGGGCAGGACGGGGTGCGGGCCATCGGCATCAGCGGCGACCGGATCGCCGCGATCGGCGATGCGCAGGTGCGTTCGATGATCACCCGCCGCACCCGCGTCATCGACCTGGACGGCGCCTTCGCCATGCCCGCGCTCACCGACGGGCACACCCATTTCCTGAAAGGCTCGCACACGCTGACCCAGCCCGACCTGCTGGCGGCGCACAGCCGGGCCGATTTCGCCGCGCGTATCGGCGCGGCGGCGCGCAAGCGGCCGGGCAAATGGATCACCGGCGGCGCCTGGGACGAGCAACGCATGGGCGGCGACCTGCCCACCCATGACTGGATCGATGCGGTGACGCCGGACACGCCCGTCGCCGTGCCGCGCACCGACCTGCATAGCTATCTGCTCAATGCGGTGGCGATGAAGCTCGCCGGCATTACCCGCGATACACCCGACCCGGACGGCGGCGTCATCGTGCGCGATGCGGACGGCGAGCCGACCGGCATCGTCAAGGACAATGCCAAGACGCTGGTCGAACGCGTCATCCCGCCGCTGAGCGATGCCGATGCCGAGGCGGCGGTGCGGCGCGGCATCGACCACGGGTTGAGCAAGGGTCTGGGCCACATCCACAATCCGGAGATCAACTGGGACTGCTATCCGGTGCTGCGCCGCCTGCGCGAGAAGGGCGAGACCGATATCCGCTTCTATGCCTTCGTGCCCATCACCGGCTGGGAGAAGATGGCCGGGATCGTCGCCGAAGAGGGCCGGGGCGACGACTGGTTGCGCTGGGGCGCGGTGAAGGCGCTCGCCGACGGGTCGTTGGGGTCGCGTACCGCCCTGTTCTACGATGATTACAGCGATGCGTCGGGGCAGCGGGGCGTGCGGGTGACGCCCCTCGGGGACCTGCATGAAATGGTGCGGCAGGCAGACGCGCACGGGCTGCACGTCGCGACCCACGCGATCGGCGACAGGGCGAACGACGATGTGCTCGACGTCTATGCCGCCGTCGCCAAGGCCAACGGGCCGAAGGACCGCCGCTTCCGCGTCGAACATGCCCAGCATCTCAGGCCCGAGAGCATCAAGCGCTTTGCCGAACAGGGCGTCATCGCCTCCGTCCAGCCCTATCACGCCATCGACGACGGGCGCTGGGCGGTGAAGCGGATCGGCGAGAAGCGGCTGGAGGGCACCTATGCCTTTCGCTCGCTGATCGAAAGCGGCGCGCATGTCGCCTTCGGCTCCGACTGGCCGGTGGCGCCGCTCGACCCGCTGACCGGCATCTATGCCGGCATCACGCGGCGCACCATCGACGGGAAGAACCCGGACGGCTGGCTACCCGACCAGAAGGTGACGGCGGAACAGGCGCTCACCGCCTATACGCGCGGCAACGCCTATTCGGGCTTCATCGAAGACCGGTCGGGGATCCTCGCGCCGGGTTATTACGCCGATATCGCGGTGTTCGACGGCGACCTGCTGACCATCGACCCGCTGAAAATACCGGAGGTGAAGACACTTCACACTTTCGTCGGCGGCAAGCAGCGCTACACCGCCGCCTGA
- a CDS encoding amidohydrolase family protein, with translation MLGTTRCLFQAAAATLLLIGAPLAARPADDGRPQQKSGATLPLKPVRTLSIHARSGTWMSLDLSPDGGTILFDMLGDLYRMPVQGGPARQLTRGLGFDAQPTYGPNGKHIAFVSDRSGADNLWIAGPDGSHARQISFGADGTVLVSPAWSADGSALFVSRYRPDLNNVELWRYGLDGSHELLVPIRAKDDDPRSAWRSSVGAVASRDGRWLYYASRVGGLNFDERDHWTIARRDLATGETQTVIDGPAAESYFRPALSPDGKRLFYAAHRNGATELRVRDLASGVDRVVSDAIGPDEVQASLWQDILPRYAVTPDGGDIIASHAGSFERIALADGAIRAIPLDARMKVVVGPGTRQHFRLETGPVKARLIQAPVASPDGKRLAYSALGGLYVQEAVRGGAPRKLLTGADPVFQPAWSPDGKRLTFVSWSETAGGAIWTIPADGSAAATKISRLPAYYSYPVFTPDGTRIIAVRSARAERLNTTFEFGKLRDADLVSLPANGGKARAIYSGRIGSRPHFVTGSDAVALLSGDGLIVIDPATGRNRKVAQVKGPGWYFQEGSVPVDDMRISPDGKWLLVEVAQQLFLIATPADGETVDLTDPDLPHRRITRGGVDYFEWGRANEIDWSVGSDFFRLKLADVRPLAEGRMQPPATPDAVPMPVSVPRAVPKGSILLHGGRVLTMAHGDRVLDDADILVTGDRIAAIGPGGSLDVPPGTTVRDVSGKTILPGFIDEHDHIGEVRRGVLSTEDWGLRARLAYGVTTSFDPSTLSIDMLAYQDMLDAGLMLGPRLRSTGMAIFSMNRFRSLDEVRWVLGRYKDRYRLKNIKEYRTGNRRVREWMAMAARETGLQPTTEGALSLKLDLSQILDGFAGNEHALAADPLGDDVIALMTAMRTSYAATLNITNSGREALEYFATRRDAADDAKINRFWTPAAIERKLTDLPWRPLSEYRFPAVAKGVAKLAEAGGLVGIGSHGNVPGIGFHWEMEAHAMGGMAPMAILHAATAGSAETIGRLADLGTVEAGKMADFVILDADPLADIRNTMAIDMVMRGGFLYDADTLGELWPRQKQLPPPWFADGDRVRRWLPTAPE, from the coding sequence GTGCTGGGGACGACCCGGTGCCTGTTTCAGGCAGCCGCCGCGACGCTGTTGTTGATCGGCGCGCCGCTCGCCGCCCGCCCCGCCGATGACGGCCGGCCGCAGCAGAAGTCGGGCGCGACCCTGCCGCTGAAGCCGGTCCGGACGCTGTCCATCCATGCCCGCTCCGGGACCTGGATGTCGCTCGACCTTTCGCCGGACGGCGGGACCATCCTGTTCGACATGCTGGGCGACCTCTATCGGATGCCCGTACAGGGCGGACCGGCGCGCCAGCTCACCCGCGGCCTCGGCTTCGACGCCCAGCCGACCTATGGTCCGAATGGCAAGCATATCGCCTTTGTCAGCGACCGTTCGGGTGCCGACAATCTCTGGATCGCCGGTCCGGACGGCAGCCATGCGCGGCAGATCAGTTTCGGCGCCGACGGCACCGTACTCGTCTCGCCCGCATGGAGCGCCGACGGCAGCGCCCTTTTCGTCAGCCGCTATCGCCCCGACCTGAACAATGTCGAGCTGTGGCGCTATGGTCTCGACGGCAGCCATGAACTGCTCGTTCCGATCCGGGCAAAGGACGACGATCCGCGCAGCGCCTGGCGCAGCAGCGTGGGCGCGGTGGCATCGCGGGACGGCAGATGGCTCTATTATGCGAGTCGCGTCGGCGGGCTGAATTTCGACGAGCGCGACCACTGGACCATCGCCCGTCGCGACCTCGCCACCGGCGAGACGCAGACCGTGATCGACGGCCCGGCGGCCGAAAGCTATTTCCGCCCCGCTTTGTCGCCCGACGGCAAGCGGCTCTTCTATGCCGCGCACCGCAACGGTGCCACGGAACTGCGCGTTCGCGATCTCGCCAGCGGCGTTGACCGCGTCGTCAGCGATGCCATCGGCCCGGACGAGGTGCAGGCCTCGCTGTGGCAGGACATCCTGCCGCGCTATGCCGTGACGCCGGACGGCGGCGACATCATCGCCAGCCATGCGGGCAGTTTCGAGCGGATCGCGTTGGCGGACGGCGCGATCCGCGCCATTCCGCTCGACGCGCGGATGAAGGTCGTGGTCGGACCGGGCACGCGACAGCATTTCCGGCTCGAGACCGGCCCGGTAAAGGCGCGGCTGATCCAGGCGCCTGTCGCCTCGCCCGACGGCAAACGCCTCGCCTATTCCGCGCTCGGCGGCCTCTATGTTCAGGAAGCGGTGCGCGGCGGGGCCCCGCGCAAGCTATTGACCGGCGCCGACCCCGTGTTCCAGCCGGCCTGGAGCCCCGACGGCAAGCGGCTGACCTTCGTAAGCTGGAGCGAAACAGCGGGCGGCGCCATCTGGACAATCCCGGCCGACGGATCGGCGGCAGCAACGAAGATCAGCCGCCTGCCGGCCTATTACAGCTATCCCGTATTCACACCCGACGGCACCCGCATCATCGCGGTCCGCTCCGCCCGGGCGGAGCGGCTGAACACGACTTTCGAGTTCGGCAAGCTGCGCGACGCCGATCTGGTGTCGTTGCCCGCAAATGGCGGCAAGGCCCGCGCCATATATTCCGGGCGTATCGGCTCGCGACCGCATTTCGTCACCGGATCGGACGCGGTGGCGTTGTTATCCGGCGACGGCCTGATTGTCATCGATCCGGCAACCGGCAGGAACCGCAAGGTCGCGCAGGTGAAGGGTCCGGGCTGGTATTTCCAGGAGGGCTCGGTTCCCGTCGACGACATGCGGATCAGCCCGGACGGCAAGTGGCTGCTCGTCGAAGTCGCGCAGCAGCTTTTCCTCATCGCCACACCGGCGGACGGCGAAACCGTGGACCTGACCGATCCCGACCTGCCGCACCGCCGGATCACGCGCGGCGGGGTCGACTATTTCGAATGGGGGCGGGCGAACGAAATCGACTGGTCGGTCGGCAGCGATTTCTTCCGCCTGAAGCTCGCCGATGTTCGGCCTCTGGCGGAAGGGCGGATGCAGCCGCCGGCGACGCCCGACGCCGTGCCGATGCCGGTCTCCGTCCCACGCGCGGTGCCAAAGGGCAGCATCCTGCTGCACGGCGGGCGGGTGCTGACCATGGCGCATGGCGACCGCGTGCTGGACGATGCCGACATCCTCGTCACCGGCGACCGGATCGCCGCCATCGGTCCCGGCGGTTCGCTCGACGTGCCGCCCGGCACCACCGTGCGCGACGTATCGGGCAAGACCATCCTGCCCGGCTTCATCGACGAGCACGACCATATCGGCGAGGTTCGCCGCGGCGTCCTCAGCACCGAGGACTGGGGCCTGCGCGCGCGGCTGGCCTATGGCGTCACGACCAGTTTCGATCCTTCGACGCTCAGCATCGACATGCTCGCTTATCAGGACATGCTGGACGCCGGGCTGATGCTCGGGCCGCGGCTGCGTTCGACCGGCATGGCGATCTTCTCGATGAACCGCTTTCGTTCGCTGGACGAGGTGCGCTGGGTACTCGGCCGCTACAAGGACCGCTACCGCCTGAAGAACATCAAGGAATATCGCACCGGCAACCGGCGGGTGCGCGAGTGGATGGCGATGGCCGCGCGCGAAACCGGACTGCAGCCGACGACCGAGGGCGCGCTGTCGTTGAAGCTCGACCTGTCGCAGATCCTCGATGGCTTCGCCGGCAACGAGCATGCGCTCGCCGCCGATCCGCTGGGCGACGACGTCATCGCCCTGATGACGGCGATGCGCACCAGCTATGCCGCCACGCTCAACATCACGAATAGCGGGCGCGAGGCGCTGGAATATTTCGCCACGCGCCGCGATGCGGCGGATGACGCGAAGATCAATCGTTTCTGGACGCCAGCCGCCATAGAACGGAAGCTGACCGATCTGCCCTGGCGCCCGCTGTCCGAATACCGCTTTCCCGCCGTCGCGAAGGGCGTGGCGAAGCTGGCCGAAGCGGGCGGGCTGGTCGGCATCGGTTCGCACGGCAATGTCCCCGGCATCGGCTTTCACTGGGAGATGGAAGCGCACGCCATGGGCGGCATGGCCCCGATGGCGATCCTCCACGCCGCGACGGCGGGATCGGCGGAAACCATCGGACGCCTCGCCGATCTGGGTACGGTGGAAGCGGGCAAGATGGCCGACTTCGTCATCCTCGACGCCGACCCGCTGGCCGATATCCGCAACACCATGGCCATCGACATGGTGATGCGCGGCGGATTCCTCTACGACGCCGATACGCTCGGCGAACTATGGCCGCGCCAGAAGCAACTCCCGCCGCCATGGTTCGCGGATGGCGACCGGGTCCGCCGCTGGTTGCCGACGGCCCCGGAATAG